A section of the Melopsittacus undulatus isolate bMelUnd1 chromosome 3, bMelUnd1.mat.Z, whole genome shotgun sequence genome encodes:
- the ADCY3 gene encoding adenylate cyclase type 3 — protein sequence MPRNRAFSEPECSAEYSADYSVSLPSDPEHGVGRTHEVTVRSSGPCLCLPRFMRLTFAPESLENLYQTYFRRQRHETLLVLVVFAALFDCYVLIMCTVVYAPDKLAPVLAAVAGLVTHVLLFILCKYRLLPERVARRFLPYVLWVLILAQIFCYLGLNFSRSPEASDTVGWQAFFVFSFFITLPLSLAPIVLITAISCGIHTLVLGVTVAQQRQDALDEGTLLRQILSNIAIYLCAIMVGTMSYYMADRKHRKAFLEARQSLEVKLNLEEQSQQQERLMLSILPKHVADEMLKDMKKDPSQKEMQQFNTMYMYRHENVSILFADIVGFTQLSSYCSAQELVKLLNELFARFDKLAAKYHQLRIKILGDCYYCICGLPEYREDHAVCSIMMGLAMVEAISYVREKTKTAVDMRVGVHSGTVLGGVLGQKRWQYDVWSTDVTVANKMEAGGIPGRVHISQSTMDCLKGEFEVEPGEGGSRCEYLKEKGIVTYLVVVPKQPLRNGINGVKLSLASSHGGSPPLVNTKERNGSLSLAYISPEEPEEPDARVRDTLECGEDDGEAVNPSFPNPRRRLRLRDLAERVIDASQNEQELNKLLNEALLERESIQALKGKSTFRLSMRFIDPEMETRYSVEKEKQSGAAFSCSCVVLFFTALVEVFIDPWLVANYVTFVVGEILLLILTLCSLAAIFPRIFPKKLVAFSTWIDRTRWARNTWAMAAIIIVTMADIVDMLSCHQDYSGMGNGTAGPPQAGGCGEQPKYYSYIALLALVATIMLVQVSHMVKLTLMVLITGATGAVNIYAWEHIFDQYDRRRGQQSTSSLVPSKYSMTAMIFIVMLSFYYFSRHVEKLARTLFLWKIDVHDQKERVYEMRRWNEALVTNMLPEHVARHFLGSKKRDEELYSQSYDEIGVMFASLPNFADFYTEESINNGGIECLRFLNEIISDFDALLDEPQFRCITKIKTIGSTYMAASGVTPDANANGYSTKKETLSDKERWQHLADLADFALAMKVTLMNINYQSFNNFMLRIGMNKGAVLAGVIGARKPHYDIWGNTVNVASRMESTGVMGNIQVVEETHLILKEYGFRFVRRGAIYVKGKGELLTFFLKGREKQGSFISGSSVTLPHQVVDSS from the exons ATGCCCAGGAACAGGGCTTTTTCAGAGCCCGAGTGCTCGGCCGAGTACTCCGCCGACTATTCGGTGAGCCTGCCGTCGGACCCTGAGCATGGTGTGGGGCGGACCCACGAGGTGACGGTGAGGAGCTCGGgaccctgcctctgcctgcctcGCTTCATGCGCCTCACCTTCGCTCCTGAGTCCCTGGAGAACCTCTACCAGACCTATTTCCGTCGCCAACGCCACGAGACCCTCCTGGTGCTTGTGGTCTTCGCCGCCCTCTTCGATTGCTACGTCCTCATCATGTGCACCGTGGTCTATGCCCCTGACAAACTGgccccagtgctggcagcagtggCCGGGCTGGTCACCCACGTGTTGCTCTTCATCCTTTGCAAGTACAGGCTGCTCCCCGAGCGGGTGGCCCGCAGGTTCCTGCCCTACGTCCTCTGGGTCCTCATCTTGGCCCAGATCTTCTGCTACCTGGGTCTCAACTTCTCCCGCTCGCCCGAGGCCAGCGACACAGTGGGCTGGCAGGCTTTCTTCGTCTTCTCCTTCTTCATCACGCTGCCGCTGAGCTTGGCACCCATCGTGCTCATCACCGCCATCTCCTGCGGCATCCACACGCTGGTGCTTGGTGTCACTGTTGCCCAGCAGCGCCAGGATGCCTTGGATGAAGGCACACTGCTCAGACAG ATCCTGTCCAACATTGCCATCTACCTTTGTGCCATCATGGTGGGCACCATGTCCTACTACATGGCTGACCGCAAGCACCGCAAAGCCTTCCTTGAAGCGCGCCAGTCCCTCGAGGTCAAGCTCAACCTggaggagcagagccagcagcag GAGCGGCTGATGCTCTCCATCCTGCCCAAGCATGTGGCTGATGAGATGCTCAAGGACATGAAGAAGGACCCGAGCCAGAAGGAGATGCAGCAGTTCAACACCATGTACATGTACCGTCACGAGAACGTCAG catcctcttTGCAGACATTGTGGGCTTCACCCAGCTCTCCTCCTACTGCAGCGCCCAGGAGCTGGTGAAGCTCCTCAACGAGCTCTTCGCCCGCTTCGACAAGCTGGCAGCC AAGTACCACCAGCTGCGCATCAAGATCCTGGGCGACTGCTACTACTGCATCTGCGGGCTGCCCGAGTACCGGGAGGACCATGCCGTCTGCTCCATCATGATGGGGCTGGCCATGGTGGAGGCCATTTC CTACGTGCGGGAGAAGACCAAGACAGCGGTGGACATGCGGGTGGGGGTGCACAGCGGGACAGTGCTGgggggggtgctggggcagaAGCGCTGGCAGTACGACGTGTGGTCCACCGATGTCACCGTGGCCAACAAGATGGAGGCAGGCGGCATCCCCGG GAGGGTGCACATCTCGCAGAGCACTATGGATTGCCTGAAGGGTGAGTTCGAGGTGGAGCCAGGTGAAGGTGGTTCACGCTGCGAGTACCTGAAAGAGAAGGGCATTGTCACCTACCTAGTCGTGGTCCCCAAGCAGCCCCTGCGCAATGGCATCAATGGGGTG AAGCTGTCGTTGGCCTCATCCCATGGCGGCTCCCCACCGTTGGTCAACACTAAGGAGCGCAACGGCAGCCTCAGCCTGGCCTACATCAGCCCTGAGGAGCCTGAGGAGCCTGATGCCAGGGTGAGGGACACCCTGGAGTGCGGAGAGGATGATGGAGAG GCAGTGAACCCTTCCTTCCCCAACCCTCGGCGGCGGCTGCGCCTGCGGGACCTGGCCGAGCGGGTGATCGATGCCTCGCAGAACGAGCAGGAGCTCAACAAGCTGCTCAACGAAGCCTTGCTGGAGCGTGAATCCATCCAGGC GCTGAAGGGGAAGAGCACCTTCCGGCTCTCCATGCGCTTCATTGACCCTGAGATGGAGACACGCTACTCAGtggagaaggagaagcagagcGGGGCAGCCTTCAGCTGCTCCTGTGTTGTCCTCTTCTTCACCGCCTTAGTGGAGGTCTTCATTGACCCCTG GTTGGTGGCCAACTATGTGACCTTTGTGGTGGGGGAGATCCTGCTGCTCATCCTCACCCTCTGCTCATTGGCTGCCATCTTTCCCAGG ATCTTCCCCAAAAAGCTTGTGGCCTTCTCCACCTGGATCGACAGGACCCGCTGGGCACGCAACACCTGGGCCATGGCTGCCATCATCATCGTCACCATGGCGGATATTGTGGACATG CTCAGCTGCCACCAGGACTACAGCGGGATGGGCAACGGGACAGCAGGGCCACCCCAGGCAGGCGGCTGCGGGGAGCAGCCCAAGTACTACAGCTACATTGCCCTGCTGGCTTTGGTGGCCACCATCATGCTGGTGCAGGTCAGCCACATGGTCAAGCTGACCCTCATGGTGCTGATCACTGGGGCCACTGGTGCTGTCAACATCTACGCCTGGGAGCACATCTTTGACCAGTACGACCGCCGCCGTGGCCAGCAAAGCAC GTCCTCGCTGGTCCCCTCCAAGTACTCCATGACAGCGATGATCTTCATCGTGATGCTCAGCTTTTACTACTTCTCTCGCCAC GTGGAGAAGCTGGCCAGGACCCTCTTCCTCTGGAAGATAGATGTCCATGACCAGAAGGAGCGGGTCTATGAGATGCGGCGCTGGAATGAAGCCCTTGTCACCAACATGCTGCCCGAGCACGTGGCCCGGCACTTCCTGGGCTCCAAGAAGCGGGACGAG gAGCTGTACAGCCAGTCCTACGATGAGATTGGTGTCATGTTTGCCTCCCTCCCCAACTTTGCTGACTTCTACACAGAGGAGAGCATCAACAACGGGGGCATTGAGTGCCTACGGTTCCTCAATGAGATCATCTCTGACTTTGATGCA CTCCTGGATGAACCCCAATTCCGCTGCATCaccaaaatcaaaaccattGGCAGCACCTATATGGCCGCTTCTGGAGTGACCCCTGATGCCAATGCCAATGGCTACAGCACCAAG AAGGAGACCCTCTCGGATAAGGAACGCTGGCAGCACTTGGCTGACTTGGCTGACTTTGCCTTAGCCATGAAGGTGACACTGATGAACATCAACTACCAGTCCTTCAACAACTTCATGCTCCGTATAG GCATGAACAAGGGGGCCGTGCTGGCAGGTGTCATCGGTGCTCGCAAGCCACACTACGACATCTGGGGCAACACAGTGAATGTGGCCAGCAGGATGGAGTCCACCGGTGTGATGGGGAACATACAG GTGGTGGAGGAGACCCACCTCATCCTGAAGGAGTATGGCTTCCGCTTCGTGCGCCGCGGAGCCATCTATGTCAAGGGCAAAGGAGAGCTGCTCACCTTCTTCCTCAAGGGCCGGGAGAAGCAGGGCTCCTTCATCAGCGGCTCCTCTGTCACCCTGCCCCATCAGGTTGTGGACAGCTCATGA
- the CENPO gene encoding centromere protein O, with amino-acid sequence MDKGNVNARDGVLAHLEMLEVQAQGAAMKQQEKDLQEEKLTRLKARVMELRLQRDELQAKVNLQEKKQLEKEGTASDPAQASHKTVLQWKIKNLQAMLQVFYLTGISGKLTRHGVCFYISTAYEGTYLDSYYLDLLTKSEVQIYHHSVPHFIPLEQIAKQYLQTDIRRFLSVLSDHLNAYVGRRYQADQLQEHFSDQIKGTLWRNSLCNLLVFNYDMPSKSKTFPFHVRLVYGNLCHSLPTEVTISCTPDAPASLTETATAHTHLFRSMPLHKAFHSLSSAGETLDGTP; translated from the exons ATGGACAAAGGGAATGTGAATGCACGGGATG GAGTGCTTGCTCACCTGGAAATGCTGGAGGTGCAGGCTCAAGGGGCAGCCATGAAGCAACAGGAAAAGGACCTGCAAGAAGAGAAGCTCACCAGGCTGAAAGCGAGAGTGATGGAGCTGAGACTCCAGAGGGATGAGTTACAGGCTAAAGTGAATCTGCAGGAAAAGAAG CAACTCGAGAAAGAAGGAACTGCATCAGATCCAGCACAGGCCAGTCATAAGACTGTTCTACAGTGGAAGATAAAAAACCTCCAGGCCATGCTGCAGGTCTTTTACCTCACAG GGATCAGTGGGAAGCTGACCAGGCACGGAGTGTGCTTCTACATCAGCACGGCTTACGAGGGCACCTACTTGGATTCTTACTACCTGGACCTGCTGACCAAGTCAGAAGTGCAGATTTACCACCACTCTGTTCCCCACTTTATCCCCCTGGAGCAGATCGCCAAGCAGTACTTGCAGACGGACATCAGACGCTTCTTGTCTGTCTTGTCTGACCACCTGAATGCTTATGTTGGGAGGAGGTACCAAGCAGACCAGTTACAG GAACACTTTTCAGACCAGATAAAAGGAACCTTGTGGAGAAACTCCTTGTGTAACTTGCTGGTCTTCAATTACGACATGCCAAGTAAAAGCAAGACCTTTCCATTCCACGTGAGGCTGGTTTATGGTAATCTCTGTCACAGTCTCCCCACTGAAGTCACCATTTCCTGCACAC CGGATGCTCCTGCATCTCTAACAGAGACTGCCACAGCTCACACGCACCTGTTCCGCAGCATGCCCCTGCACAAAGCCTTCCACTCcctcagcagtgcaggagaAACCCTGGATGGGACACCCTGA
- the PTRHD1 gene encoding putative peptidyl-tRNA hydrolase PTRHD1, with amino-acid sequence MAASGAAAAALVQYVVLRGDLARPPRQWPLGAVVAQGCHAALAAAHRHREHPDTRAYMELGGAMRTVVLEAPDEAALTALAETLKQHSIDHEVWTEQPENTATCLALRPYPKDQVHQHLRKFKLLK; translated from the exons ATGGCGGCGTCCggagcggcggcagcggcgcTGGTGCAGTATGTGGTACTGCGGGGGGACCTGGCCCGGCCGCCGCGGCAGTGGCCGCTGGGTGCGGTGGTGGCTCAGGGCTGTCACGCTGCTCTGGCAGCCGCGCACAGACACCGCGAACACCCCGATACCCGCGCGTACATGGAGCTGGGCGGCGCCATGCGCACTGTGGTGCTGGAG GCTCCGGATGAGGCTGCCCTGACGGCACTGGCCGAGAccctgaagcagcacagcattGACCACGAAGTGTGGACTGAGCAGCCTGAGAACACAGCCACCTGCCTGGCGCTCAGGCCTTACCCGAAGGACCAAGTGCACCAGCACCTGAGAAAATTTAAGCTATTGAAGTGA